In Dyadobacter sp. NIV53, a single window of DNA contains:
- a CDS encoding S-adenosylmethionine:tRNA ribosyltransferase-isomerase, which translates to MKNNWLAAAEAMRLQDFHYDLPDERIARYPVVPRDSSKLLIYKEGQIDHSHFTNLPANLPADTLLVFNDTKVIPARAYFQKETGATIEILLLHPEKPTHVINDAMLVTQSCVWECMIGNKKRWKVSDSLSTQITVDGEIIQLRVEYADYEKNQVRLIWNTDAVFLEIVKALGEIPLPPYLNRETEEIDKQTYQTVYANHDGAVAAPTAGLHFTDQIFHELQIKGIRRSFLTLHVGAGTFQPIKANTVTEHKMHSEQVVFTRGLINELLLNTETIVPVGTTSLRSLESLYWYGVKLYRSETTVFEIEKLYPYPFEESELPSATESLSAIARYMDKEKLDSIVGETEIFIFPGYTFRLCKGLITNYHQPGSTLILLVAALVGEDWKRIYKEALDNDYRFLSYGDSSLLWGK; encoded by the coding sequence ATGAAGAATAACTGGTTAGCAGCAGCGGAAGCTATGCGTTTGCAGGATTTTCATTATGACTTGCCAGACGAGCGAATTGCCCGTTATCCAGTCGTCCCGCGTGACAGTTCAAAGCTCCTGATTTATAAAGAAGGACAAATTGATCACAGTCATTTTACGAATTTACCTGCAAATCTTCCTGCTGATACGCTGCTTGTTTTTAATGACACGAAAGTTATTCCTGCAAGGGCATATTTTCAAAAGGAGACCGGTGCTACTATAGAAATTTTATTGCTTCATCCTGAAAAGCCTACACACGTTATCAATGATGCGATGCTGGTAACTCAGTCGTGCGTATGGGAATGCATGATTGGTAATAAAAAACGCTGGAAAGTATCTGATTCTTTATCTACACAGATAACTGTCGATGGGGAAATAATTCAATTGCGGGTTGAATATGCTGATTATGAAAAGAATCAAGTCAGGTTAATCTGGAATACGGATGCTGTTTTTCTGGAGATTGTCAAAGCATTGGGAGAGATTCCGCTACCTCCTTATCTGAACAGGGAAACAGAAGAAATTGACAAACAGACTTACCAAACTGTATACGCCAATCATGATGGTGCCGTAGCTGCTCCAACCGCCGGGTTGCATTTTACAGATCAGATATTTCATGAGCTTCAAATTAAAGGAATCAGAAGGTCTTTTCTTACGCTTCATGTAGGTGCCGGTACATTCCAGCCAATTAAAGCAAATACAGTTACCGAACATAAAATGCATTCGGAACAGGTTGTATTCACACGCGGTTTAATTAATGAATTGCTTCTGAATACCGAAACCATTGTTCCGGTTGGTACTACTTCGCTGCGGTCCCTGGAAAGTCTGTATTGGTACGGTGTAAAATTGTATCGTTCAGAAACGACAGTTTTTGAAATTGAGAAACTGTATCCATACCCATTTGAAGAATCTGAACTGCCATCTGCAACAGAGTCACTCAGTGCTATTGCACGCTACATGGATAAGGAAAAGCTGGATTCTATTGTTGGCGAAACAGAAATATTTATTTTCCCCGGATATACATTTCGTTTATGCAAAGGACTTATTACCAATTATCATCAACCCGGTTCCACATTAATTTTGCTTGTAGCAGCTTTGGTAGGAGAGGATTGGAAGCGAATTTATAAAGAGGCGCTGGATAACGATTACCGCTTTTTAAGTTATGGTGATTCTTCGCTTTTGTGGGGAAAATGA
- a CDS encoding cob(I)yrinic acid a,c-diamide adenosyltransferase, producing MKIYTKTGDKGTTSLIGGTRLSKAHVRIDAYGTVDELNSYIGLLGDQPVNIKRKDLLKEIQDRLFTIGSHLASESDKSRKILPDLLEDDIVLLEKAMDEIDRQVPALRAFILPGGHESVSFGHVARTVCRRAERAVIHLQQGEEVEDIVIRYLNRLSDYLFMLCRIMTLDLGIEEVTWKPRVSK from the coding sequence ATGAAAATCTACACAAAAACCGGTGATAAAGGCACAACTTCGCTTATAGGAGGTACACGACTAAGCAAAGCGCACGTACGTATTGATGCTTATGGCACAGTGGATGAGCTCAATAGCTACATTGGCTTACTTGGCGATCAGCCGGTTAACATAAAGCGTAAAGACCTTTTAAAAGAAATACAGGACCGCCTATTTACCATTGGGTCACATTTGGCATCGGAGTCGGATAAATCCAGAAAAATATTGCCCGACTTACTGGAAGACGACATCGTTTTACTTGAAAAAGCCATGGATGAAATTGACAGGCAGGTTCCTGCTCTTCGTGCATTTATACTGCCTGGAGGCCACGAATCAGTTTCGTTTGGACATGTAGCCCGAACCGTTTGCCGCCGGGCCGAACGTGCTGTTATACATTTGCAGCAGGGAGAAGAAGTTGAAGATATTGTAATCCGCTACCTGAACCGGTTGTCAGATTATCTTTTTATGCTTTGCAGAATCATGACACTTGACCTCGGAATAGAGGAAGTAACCTGGAAGCCAAGGGTTAGCAAATAA